One Candidatus Bipolaricaulota bacterium genomic region harbors:
- a CDS encoding C40 family peptidase: MKRIIVNIVDLRKEPNHRSERVSQALFGTEVQELAPAGDWRLIQTPDGYRGFVEGHRIASWNPNERDNEWKISVPIVPVQEERTNGIITRFTLDTRFAARPEADSLLIPLPSGVVGRIPRAAAVPAEKRMPGEELIRLGLTLVGTPYLWGGGSPFGFDCSGFIQRLFHFCFNVWLPRDTAEQREQGVPVPLDELRPGDLCFFPGHVGLYIGGGRLLHSNRHHNGISLDRLFPPSTSYARELQSKLERIRRISPDSGG, from the coding sequence ATGAAACGCATAATCGTCAACATCGTGGACCTGAGGAAGGAGCCGAATCACCGCAGCGAGCGGGTATCACAGGCCTTGTTCGGGACGGAGGTGCAAGAGCTCGCGCCAGCGGGAGACTGGCGGTTGATTCAAACCCCGGACGGTTACCGTGGTTTCGTAGAGGGACATCGGATCGCGTCCTGGAACCCGAACGAAAGGGATAATGAGTGGAAGATCTCCGTCCCGATCGTTCCGGTCCAGGAGGAGAGGACGAACGGGATAATCACTAGGTTCACGTTGGACACACGGTTTGCCGCCCGTCCCGAAGCGGATTCCCTACTGATCCCGCTGCCGAGCGGTGTGGTCGGCCGAATTCCCCGGGCCGCAGCGGTCCCGGCGGAGAAAAGGATGCCCGGGGAGGAGCTCATCCGATTGGGTCTTACCCTTGTCGGAACCCCGTATCTGTGGGGGGGAGGTTCCCCATTCGGGTTCGATTGTTCTGGGTTTATCCAGCGGCTGTTCCACTTCTGCTTCAATGTATGGCTTCCCCGTGACACGGCTGAACAACGTGAACAGGGCGTTCCGGTCCCACTCGACGAGCTGCGTCCTGGGGACCTCTGCTTCTTCCCCGGGCACGTGGGGTTGTACATCGGGGGTGGGCGACTACTTCACTCCAACCGTCACCACAACGGGATATCACTCGACCGATTGTTTCCCCCATCCA